The stretch of DNA AATCAGAGCAGATCAACATTAAAGAAGTGTTTCATAAAAGGGCTGGGGTTTGAAAGAAATGTATTACAGAATAACTTCACTTCTGACTCCAACAGAAACCACCTGCTTAGATTTAAACCTCTCTCACATAGTAGCTTCATTTTTTGACAACAAAGCAGTGATGATAAAGTCTCCACATAAAACCTCAACTTTTGTACCACTCTAGCTACTACCTTCTGAAATCTTAAATTCAAAAACTTATATAAACATGTCAttcattacctttttatataCACAATTTCAAATTAATGATACATGTTCCTCTATTTTCCCAGTCCTAACAGTGCATTTGAAAATTATGTATCAACCTAACACACTAACAAAACCATTTTATTCTTCCTTTCGGTCAACACATTTtaccaaattaataaaatagcaTATTGaattgtaaaacaaaaaaaaaaaatctttagaCAGAAAAGAGAGGAAATAAACTTCTTGAAAGTGCAATAGCTTAGTATGGGAGAATGAGCCTATACACACATCGAAATTAGTCTCTATATTTAACCATCTTTTCCACACCCATACTTTCATGCCTTACAAgacaaaaaacaataaaaaattgtatttcaatattttttctggATCCCTAGTGAACAAGTTGCGGCAGGAAGcagaaggaaaaaaagaagcaaaagcTAGTGATTACCACCCACTTTCTTCGTTCTACTACAATAGCCATGTTTGTCACTACTTCTCCTAGTTTTCGTCCCTGCATTAACTACAATTCCCCAAATGTCAATAGTCAAAGAGAGacgtaaaagaaaataaagggaAATAGTTGTTCCAAAAACCCCAACTCGCATCACATACCATCACGATCACCCTATTGGAGGCAAACCCTATCCGAGAACTTGCCAAATCAAACACGACCTGAAACCCTTTTGAATGTTCCCAATAATAGAAAGTCCCAGTGAACGCAAAACAGAATCTGCCGCTATTATCCCCTAGAATCAGGTAATTCGCTGCGCAACGACACGTTAACACTGCGTAAATGTAAGCATTGAAGTTTGGAGAAGACAAATGATAATTGAAAATGACGAGAGGATGACGCATTGAAGCGAAGAAAAGTTTGGGAGAACGTTGAATAATGGAATCCCAAGCGAAAAATAGAAAGAGTGACGAAAATGGAAAACAAGTGCAACCTGTTCCATGGATCCGGGATCATAGAAGGCAGCCACAATTGCGCCAAGTAAAGGCAAATCAATAGGTGGAGTCAAATCCCTGAGCTTCTCTGCGGCCATGGAATGAATGATAAACCCTACAATCTGAGACAAAAGGGGATCTTGATAGAAGATATTGTcgtgaaaataaaattgtattaaaattcgGGAATTTCAAATGTGATGACTTGAATTGAGTTGGAAATTCTGGAAAATGGAAGGCAAAGCCCGCCAAGACGAGggaaagaaaaaattcaaagagaggggatttcttttataaagtaaaccatttttattttttaatcgcaAACTGtcatattattgttatttttttattaaatgatatttttttataaatttaatattaattatgtgtataaaaaatatttaaaattattaattttgaatataaatctaaataaataagtatttttatgttattaattaatataaatacaatCTCTAagtataatatcaatttttattactATACTACTTCCTCGTATTttattaatctttaaaaatagagaaaatttagaaaattgagTTTTACATTAGTAGaacttttaatgaaataaataatcaatatgTAACTtctattaataaattttcaaattattatctatttaaaatttatcttaaaataaaatgcgGATCttgtttaattcaaatttagatttaagagtaatttagttaattaaaatatcaatcaaaaataaatgtatataaaataaattatttctattttttttcaaaagttataaGGATTAAATTAtgacaaaaaattgaaagacaaaAATTGATTCGAAAATAAAACTTACAGAATTAAAGCTTAGGACGTATGGTTTAGAGTTTATTGCATGGGGTTAAGATTTAAGAGGTAGTATTTATGGTTTAAGTTAggaaagttaaaattatttacatattatattgTTTAGATGAAAGGAAATCATATAATTTAGCGactatttatttacatatttacatattattaCATTAAAGAGATTTTACCAACTAATAAATTTTCGGTACCTAATATAACCTTTATTTCTAGTTAGAAaccaaaaattagtttataattttattctttttactcacaaaaatttagtaattagaataaattaatAGTAGTTAAGAAAATAGACTTTAATTATATCTTAACtatatagtgacaaaattatttataaataaatattttgtatgataactaattactataaatataatttataattacttgtGAGATTCCAAACATCGATGTAAGATTAGAAGAAATGAAccttgaatttttaattttgggaCTTTATCATTTTTTCGATCAAATGTAGTAAATAAGAACTAATGTGAACCGCGAAATCTTAAGTTTTTTCTTAAATAGGAtcgacaaattaaaaaaataaataatttaattaattataatttatatttatcatatattagtttaatctaattaattattaatttttattttaaaattaaaatgtaagcagcaacaaattgtaaaactaaaaaatttagttaattataatttttatttattgttaatataaatttttcctatcttgttagtttaatttaattaaataattttatagaaaaaattgtGTTTGTCAATTTAGTGACCCAACATTTTCGATCATTaatttggtcactaattaaataattttttagcgATCAAAAATTTTTATTGACTAATtaccatattaaaaatatattttataatacaatatttatttcGGTCGCTAATTCAATAGCTGAAATATTATATCTAGAGACCAAAcattttttgtcactatttgTTATATTAAGCATATTTAAGCAGCCAATAAATTTTCGGTAGCTAACACAATATTATTGTGGTCGCTCATTTGGCGACTAAAGTATTACATTTAGCGACCAAATATTTTCGGTCGctaattatcaaattttatattttagcgATCAATGAATTTTTGGTAgctaacataatattattttaatcgtTAATTTGGTAGTTAAAATATTTGTGACCAAACGTTTCTAATCGCTATTTTAGTCGTGATAACGATAAATACTACTATATATTGATTTAGTCACCATTTCAATCACTAATTTGCGTCTACTATTATTCAGTAACTATTTCGGTCACAATTTGTGACTAAATTATTTTGCTAACTAATTCCAGTTGGTAAATTGCACTTTTTTAGTGGTGCAAACTCATCACAATACTCAAtaactttcataaatttttatctCAAATCCTTTCATTTCTCAtgatttttctcttaatttaaataatctcattttcatatatttttcccCTCAGATCCATTTCCTCAGCTCCATCttcaaaatcaaatacaatagTTGAGAGAGTTGTTAGACCCCAAGACCTATATATTGTAAGTCCACAATTTAGAAGTGCTTGTGATTATACAAGGTATCGTTGATTTAAAATGTTTGTACTTTATGTCTGATTTATTCATATGTTGTCTTTAAAACGTgagtattataataaaaatgttgcttgaaataaacttaaaaaataataaactttctctttgtctaaaattaataatgtgattaatctcattattaattgaattatataatttaaattaagactTTCTCTTACTATCTTGATAAGATATAGATGCCATTTGACTAAGTTAAAGTGGTTCTTCAATTAAGTGTATCCTGCTTTCGAGTGTCTAAAAGCTACCTTTGATGCATAGTGGCAATACTCCAAGAATAGACAAACTCTTGTTACATTGTTGTGGTGAAAATTATTTTGGGTTTAAAGATCATTAGCTCATTCGTTAACCCAATCGTGAGGTACTATGCTCAACATCTACACATAGCATACTTTATGACTTTCCCAAGATCTTAAAGAGAGAAGTACGAAAAGAACGATCaagatattttactttttccatGAATAAGTCCCACAACACTCCTTGATTAGAACACTAACAATAATAACGAGTAGAGTAGATCAGCACCACTCGATTTTGattcttcaaattaaaaaaaaaaactctaaagtGTTAAACTAAAGactaaaacaatttaaaaaatcatttagtctttcaaatttaacatttaagagctgaaaatttattcttttaagaaggatatttcttttattatggaAAGCAGAAGCAGATTGTACTATTTAAGAGTTGATGAGGTTGTTGGGAGTTCTGGTGCTTCTGTGTCCTTTGTTGCTGTTGCTGATGGGTGTTGGAGGAGTGGATAATCTTTGGCTTTACCCCACACCACTGAGTAAAGCCCCACTACGATAATGGTGGCGCCAATGATACTGATATAAAATGTTGTAGACAAACAAAAAACATCattcagaaaataaaacattgacATAAAGATTGAACAATGAGATGAATCAAAATAAAGAAGGATTAACCAAACACAACATGATAAGAATTACCTTCCTAGGTAGATCTGTTCTCCTAGAAGAAAGGAGCCAAAAGTAGCAACGTTGATCATTAAGAGAGGATTAAAGGATGTCATGAACACTGGTCCTCTGCTTTTCATTACCAGCCCTTGTACATAATATGCTATTCCTGAACTCATTACTCCCTGCATTTTTTATAACTTGTGAGGACCACTAGTTTTAAATTACACTAAtgatctaaaatataattaatattgttatttaatcattaataatgataaatttatcGACTTTTACGATAgttatttaaactttatataATTAGTCATCGAAtgatacaatatatatatatatatatatatatatatatatatatatatatatatatatatatatattacattatcactaTATGACCACTGAACTCttttaagatttcaaattttgttttttggaaTACAATGATATACAAGAGGTCGATTCACATAAGTTAAATGGAACATTTGCcttaatttaataaatcattaaacaataatttttttatgaacaaataattatttttttacatacaaATAATAGTTAGTCTTCATACTGATTAGATTAGAtagtaaattatataaattaaaattttttgaaatttaaaatagtcattttattaataaaaccttaaaattaattttgaatcagAATTTAAATTGATCTctgatattaaaaattaagatcttaactaattattattaaattctaaattaagCTTCAAtgcatgattttttattaattataaagactattttaaataccaataatattgtaatacttaattcatataattactaattatttttttaattatttttttctaaattatttgttatttaataattttgttatactgtctttctctctcttgaaaaattatcttttatttaaaataagtcaAGTATTTTTTTAACCAGAACATAATTTGATGTAAATAagaatagatattttttttttaaatataatttattcttttatattaaaaataatttatttttaaaaaattataatagattatTTTGTACTTCTTTTCGATAATTGTTTACGTATATGATATCATCATGGTAGAGTAAGTACTAATTGCTCAAATGGACTGGAAATCATCTTTGCACTGTGTGTAATTATTCAGATAAAACTTATTAAATTTCAGTTTAGTTATTATATCATCCCGAATTTGGGTAACAAGTTTATGATATATGATCTATATTACACCCTCTCCTCCAATTATTTCATTCACCTAAATATACCAAACTTTTATTTCAGTCAATCTTAAATTTATTCTAGATTCAtgtttaatatcatatttttttaaataaaaacaatttctgTCTTAGTTAgataattgttttcttttccttatcTATTTTGTAAAACTTAATGAGAATTGTTATGAGCAAGCACAGAAACTTTTAATAACCTACTCTAGCCGTCAAAATCTAGCTCCTAGGTCAGATGTGATAAGAAACTAGAAATCACTTGGAACAAAATTCGACCAACAATGGTGGATCAAAAGTCTACTTCACGTGGAGAGGTACACCCATGAAGAAATAATACTAAAGGAGAAATAACATTATTATGAAACAGAATCTAACACAAACCAACAGTGCTttgcttttaaaataaattattagaacCTAAACAAAAAGGTTTATCGatatacatacatatgtatatatatacatgttaaaaataaaaggtttagaataatatataaagaaaatacataattaaagaGAGGAGATTTTGTTTAAACCAGTTAATCaggttttctaaaataaattagttatgTCTAACCAATATCTTCatggtttaaaataaatttaatgtttaattagaaCTTTTCTACTGATATAGAACATGACTTACAGCATAAAGAGGGCCATAGAGTGTGTAGTCGAAACCAATAGCCCAAGAACGAGGGTTGTGATCAGCAATCACAGCAACCACAGCACTTTGCAATGCACCCGCCAAGCATATCAACGATGACAGAGATAGTTCCGCAGGGTACCTTTTCACTGTTATGGACTGCAccaattttcatttcttttacattattatatacCACCGCGAATATTCACTGATCACATTCTATAATGTCATCATAAATTACATCACCGAATATATgcatgtataattatttttaattacctGCAATATGTAAAAGGAGGACCAAGCAAAAcaaccaaaacataaaaataggGTCCCTGTGAACCAGTGTTTGTCACCCTCAAGGGAGTGACTTTCATGTTTCTGGGTGCTGTTTGGATTATTTATAAGATTGATTTGGGGACCTTTGTAAAGTGTCATCAACAGAGCCCCACCAAAGGTTACCAAGGTTCCAATTACCTTCGCTTCACTGCGTAGCTCCTTCAACTTTACACTCTCTAACCTGACACAATACGAGATTGTGCATGTTATGTACACGTGCCATAAACTAAGCAATGTTATAAAGCTTTTAGAAGTGAAAGAAAAAGCATGCACGTAATGTTTGAATTACTTGGTAAGGTTATTTTTGCATCTTTGTAAGAAAGAAAAAGCTAGCGTGCAATAACGAGATTTGTTAAAGATTGACAAGCAATCTGAGCACTAATAATGAAAGAAACGTTTAAAACTTTGATCTAATCAGAAATTGACATATGCAAAGAATAACTTTAAACTTTTTTCAGAATTTACTTAAAAATGACACCAACATAATCTCTTTTCAATTGATAGTAATGTAAAAGTCTCTTACACTCATATCCATagaaatgaattgaaaaaatgAATGTCACCTGAGAATTACTGCTATCACAAAGGTTACAGAGGGTACAGCGTTCATAATAGCAGATGCAAAAGTAGCAGAAGTGTATTGCATCCCCAAACAAGTGAAGCCTTGGTCAATCACTGGCCTGAATTATCATACACAACGCAGTCAAAAAAACATTTCTTGATTACGTAAAATTCTCCAGATTtcaataaataaagtaatagcATTTGCAATTATTGATTCTTAGCAATTCAAAACCATTTCCTCCCATAtactcttttccttttaatgaaaaatgttaCTTACGAAATAATTATCCCTTCTACACAGGAAGGACATTATAGTTCTCACATGCACAGCTGTACAAGTGTTTCttccttaaataaatataatcaaattattcttttcgtcaaaaattaaaaatacgaTCAATATTTACGTCATGAATGAGAATAATGAATACATAATATTCAGAAAATTACTCAAGAAATGCAAGGGCCTGTATCTGCATGAAGATAGACATTGTCATTTTCGGCCTAATGTTCCTGCAGaaattaaatacaacataattttaactaaacaaaGTTGTAAGCTAACAATTATGACAGACAGGAAATAAGTGCTGAAAAATACAATTGTTGATTTGTAACGAGGATATGCATTAttagtaattttatatatataagtgtAGCACCTTTCAAAGATAATCGCAAAAGGAGCAAGAACAAACGCAGCAACGGCGTTGCGATACACAGTTAACACAAAGCGACTCATTCCACGATCCAGACAAGCCTTAGTGATGATGAATGTTCCAGCCATTCCGAATTGCAACCCCACACATAACAAATAAGGCTTTGCTAGAACGAGCATGTTGCTAAATCTAGCACCGCATTTTTTATCCATCGTCATTAGTTAACCACAGGGTTGATAAATGTTGCTATGTGTTTGCTACTAACACTAAGAAGCTATGTTGCCTAGTGCATGAAATGGCTCCCTTATAAAGACCAGGAAGGGTGATTAAAACAAAATCCACTGTGCACATTTAGTAGAAATATCTGGGACCACTCTGCTTTTGGTCATTTCATTGAACTAATTGTCCTAATTGTAAAGTTTCCACTGAACAACTAAAGTAAAGATACATTGTTTTTTGGGAGTAACAGACACTGCCTTGCTTGATTCCCTTACTGAATATTTGCGTGTCGGAACAGAATACACATCGGAAGCAGCATGTTTCATTCATGGTTTTAAATTGTGGCCGTAACTTTAAATACATCTTATTCTCTTCACTAACTCTAGTATTAAATTGTGACCATaacttaaaaagatatttttattctctttacTGTAG from Vigna unguiculata cultivar IT97K-499-35 chromosome 8, ASM411807v1, whole genome shotgun sequence encodes:
- the LOC114194044 gene encoding WAT1-related protein At4g08290-like gives rise to the protein MTMDKKCGARFSNMLVLAKPYLLCVGLQFGMAGTFIITKACLDRGMSRFVLTVYRNAVAAFVLAPFAIIFERNIRPKMTMSIFMQIQALAFLEPVIDQGFTCLGMQYTSATFASAIMNAVPSVTFVIAVILRLESVKLKELRSEAKVIGTLVTFGGALLMTLYKGPQINLINNPNSTQKHESHSLEGDKHWFTGTLFLCFGCFAWSSFYILQSITVKRYPAELSLSSLICLAGALQSAVVAVIADHNPRSWAIGFDYTLYGPLYAGVMSSGIAYYVQGLVMKSRGPVFMTSFNPLLMINVATFGSFLLGEQIYLGSIIGATIIVVGLYSVVWGKAKDYPLLQHPSATATKDTEAPELPTTSSTLK